A region of the Labeo rohita strain BAU-BD-2019 chromosome 5, IGBB_LRoh.1.0, whole genome shotgun sequence genome:
tcaaaacactTAATTCTATGTGATTTATAAGCTGTTTTCCTCAGGGGGATAAAAGAAAATGTCCCCACATGGTCACACTTACTGGCATTAGGCTACCGTACTATATTTGGTTctaataccaggtacacacacacacacacacagctgttttaaacagaACTCCTGAAAAACACTTCAGAGCATTGTGATTTTCTTTACTTAGCTTCAAATCATTTCTTATAAGTGGTTACTCTATTAAAGAAATAACTAACCACTTTTAGGCGTTTAATGCATCATTAATTTATTACTAACATATTGTTACATTATTATAACGCAGATAACTATCGCTCATGGGTTTAATCCCTTGTTAAACTTTCAGTAACctctgtttctctttctttctcccgTTCTCTGCCCTCTCCTCAGGCGTTTGTTCTTCATTCGATCTTTTTGCACTTAAGAAAGGAATTTTTTGCTTCCATTTACTGTGATTCTCTTCACTCTGTATTTATCTGAAAACACCAGCACTTTGTTCTGCACTCGCTGTATTTACACTACGCACCGGGCGAAGGCATGAATacgaatgaatgaaatgaaagaaCCTTCAGAGGAATAACAAGATAAGAATATGGAGTGCGTTTGGCCtgtcttatttttcttttaagcgtTTTAATGTGGTTTAATTATCTTCTTTTGAGTCCATGTAATGAGTCCAGCGGAAGCGCAGATTATTGTATGAACACTCCACCTTTAGCTCTTCTTCATTAATGTTTGGTGTCAAAATGTGCTAACAAAATATTTGCTCCTTTCTGCAATGCCACGCGCCATATGGTAAAGGCCAAACAACGGGCTGTCATAAATGAGTAATTTGGgttgttctgtttgttttaaagttGTAAGAACAACATAAACTGTGTGAAGATGCTCGGGAATCCAGTAACCCTGCTGAGAGTTAGTTTATTTACGGGGAGCCGCTCTCAAGTGTCAAAACAGCCCAATAAAAGGCAGCGAGAAGACCTTGCGTGCCCAATTTCATACAGGACTAAAGCTAAAGACACTTTAACTGCAAGCGATTAGGGGGAATTACTTACAGAGAATTACTATTAcgttattatcatcatcatcatacaTAACAACAGcaccaccaccaccaacaacaataataatacaaaaattaaataactaattCATACGATCcagtaattattatttgtgtCGCCTGCTTTATCAACACAGAGCTGAGGTAAACCACTGTAAAGTGCTGGTGTCCATAAAGTAAGGGATCAGGTATTTGTCATGATATAATAACAGATTATAGCAAATCATGAGTCCAATTGTGTGTGAACGATGAGCGCGTTCACATCGCCCCAGGAGGCGCGTCACATCTCACATCTAATCACTGAGGGGGTGAATGAAAACAAGCCCGATCCTTGACAAATATTTCCGTAAACGTTGACGTATCGCTCGGTGTTTTGTTGTGTTCTGGAAGCGCCTGAACACCCAGAATCATCCATCCGTACGCTTTGGTCTGGGCGACACCCCGATGGAAACGTCACGCTACACGAACCGCCCCTAAATCGATTGTCCAATAGTCGAAGCGCGTCCTGAGCGCCGGAGAGCCGCCGGGATAAAACCTCCGCCGGGCCCGTCAGGCGCTCTTACGGCTCCGTTATACCGGAGGAACTCTAATCCATTCGATCTAGCAGCCAAACAGAATATGTGCCATTTTAACTGACACTGTGGCGTTGGATAAAATCCGTCGGATATTTACAAGCGTTTCCTCTCCAAAAGGTAAAACATGCTTAACATGCATTagcctaaatataattttgcgCATTGATTTGATGTGGATTTAATGGGGTCGGTAGCTGTAAACTTATTGATAACTGCAGACTGTTCAGACAACAACTTCTGTGCCTCATAGTAGGCCTATAACACGCAGTAAACAAGCGAAGTCTCTTTAAAAACGAGGAACTTGGCGTTAACTCATCGACTAAACAAAGTGCTTACCTATCAAATATGGGAGGCTGTTTGATGCAAATAgtcattaatacattttaggaATAATAACAATAGCCGTAACTGTCAGGTTCACCATAAAATGTCCTTTTGCAGGGAATAAAACTATCCACGCAGGAATATTTTCACGCAAGACCTCATATGGACTAAAACACAGCAAATTAAGTGAGAGTGGACACTCGGACATATAACCAGGACATCAAGAGACCAAGACTTCTCTGAGAAATGTCCAACACAACTGGGCGAGGTAAAAACAATAAACGAGTTGTTTTGAAATCTATAGCGGAATCTGTAGATCACCTGAAATGTCTAAATTTatcaatttaaattatattttaccaCATAGGCAGCGTAATGTTCATCATTGTACAAACTGACATTCAGTTCAAGAAGCTATTCAGCGAATACCAGACAGACCTTGCTTTTATGTTATTCGTTCATTTTACAAATAGCTACTGTTAATTTACTATCCATTGTAAGAGAAATATAGGAAATGTAAAATTGGCAGTAGTGGTTTTATTATGGGAAGTTATGTGTTATATGGCTAAATTTCCAGCGCTCCGTGTTGGTCTCATGTTATATGAGGTAAACTTGCTGATACATATAACAAATAGATATTTCTACATTCATAACACAAACCCGATTTtcgaaaatgtaaaaaataaataaataaactttcgtAATGAATTTGTTGTTAAATAGTTTATCTAACAACTGAAGTGCAGAAGAAGGGAGCAGACATCTCGAGAGGAGTTAGACTCGTACAGATATTGACTTTTCCTTCAGAGGTTAATGGTTTAAATCAGTTTGGTGTTCAGTTTAACAATAAAAGCTTATAGAAATTGAACAAGTAAACCTGCTGCAGACACCACATTTTAACACATGGATTTTTGCTGGTAATTTAGTAGCTAACAGACATTTGGACACTGGTGCTTGATATTGACAAATATATATCCCCAATTTACGACTATATAAGAGCGGCGATGGGGAAGGACATCGTTCAGTTTTCGTGTTTGGCCCCGAAAACCGCTTTCCTgcgttttctctttttttacatgaaatttattttattgaaagtatTGAAGATGCGTTTTATAAGTTTGCTTTTACATCctataatatgttttaaattgttttatgcaACATCATATATAGCACTTCTGTGGAGAAGATTTTCCCTTACGATTTCAGTCTCATTTTTTACCTGAATATTTCGTTGTCCATGTTGTTAAAcgtatcattttaaatgtttaaattatttttatgttcaaTTGTTCAATTAAACACGGTTATTATGGCCTAATTTGATGGAATTTCGTCTCATGTTTTTCACCCTATTTGGGTACTAAAATTGTATTGAAATTGCGTAAGATTAATTGTAGGGAATAGATCCATAATTTCAGAAGAAATTAGATCTAACATTTGTAGTATAACAAGTAAacattaattgtaaataaattgttaaaactaTTTTGTAAGCGACGCGCAATAGATTTTTGTAGTTCAGGCcatgatccaaaaaaaaagtcgCGTTAAAAACTCTATTAATAATGTGCATAAAAAATTTAATCCATCAATAAAACTAGGCTATTAGATTTGGCTGCTGGAAAATGAACTTAAAACGAACTTAAATTGGTACAGCATTTGGAATCTGTGTTTACATGTTCCCAAAGCATTATacacaaaacaagcattttgcaAACAAAATTTTACCCAGAATTGCGCTTAATGTCTTTTGTTCTTATTTGTGAAAAcgaatgaaaaaaacaaaacaaaacaaaacaaaaaaacctacccctgtttattgtgaaattaaattttattgtgcGGATTAGTTTAGAACTagctgttatatatatatacgactGAAATCTATGAAAGGTCACCATTTAGATtttcagctctctctctctctctctctctctctctctctctctctctctctctctgtgtgtgtgtgtgtgtgtgtgtgtgtgtgtgtgtgtgtctattcTCCTGGGGTTTCTCTGCTTTAATATCCTGTCGCTTGCTGACTCTTGGCGAGGAGAGTTTGACACACTCCGCTAACACCGTTAATAGCACCGTTTGATGTGGAAATGAAAGCTGCAAAAGAGCAAAAGGGGAAGAAGAGACTGAATGGGTTAAATTAAAAGTGAGGCGCTTGTGAGAGTCACTGGTGCGGCGCAGCACGACACACGAGCGCGGACAAATTTCGTCACAAAAGGGCGCATGgcgaaaacataaaaaaacgaACATTAACATCTGCTGCTTATCATCAGTTCCATTATCCTGACACTGAAAACAAAACCAATTATATTAGTAATAATGATTTCTTATTACTGAACAATAGTTTCCTTATGAACATcgtatgttttacatttaaatatttgtaatttttacacTTGGGCCTAAGCTCCCTCTCCATTATTTCAGTGCAaaggatacatttttttcaaacattattCTTTCCCACTTATAAAATTTTAcgttttatagttttaattaccTTAGAACAGGTTATTTATACTCAAAGACACAAAAACGTTACGGCTAAAACTGGTAATAGGAGTCGGTGTTATCAGTACATATATTATCATAATTTCTTCTACATCTGAGGTGAGTTTAATGCAGTCAGTAAATCACAATATTCTACAGGACTTCTGTGTCCCACAGGACCATGAGATACAGATATGGAACCTTTTCCAGCAAACTTGTACAGAGCGGTCTAGACCAGAAGCTGTCTGCATACAGTTAGCTTGGTGAACTAgagttttatattattgttttgagTGTGGAATTGGTGAGAGTGTCCGCTGGGTTTACAGAAACTAAGAAAACATCAGAAATGCTGAAGACATCATAGTGTAGATGACATGACATCTTTTCAAGTCTGTCTGTGAGATTGTTGAATCTGGAAAGGTTTTATTCTGGACACTGTTGAgaatatacataactttttagAAGAGTGTTAATGTGATTCAGTAGTTAGCTAGATTTCTGTAATAAGGCAAATTAAATTCACCTGTACTGAAAGAGGCAGTGTTCATTGTGCACGTTTGTCTCACACATTTGGCGTGATGTTTATGTGTGTTCATGTCCTTTCACCCCCAGGTCATGGGGGTCTTAATCAACTAGGTGGCATGTTTGTGAACGGACGCCCACTCCCGGAGGTCATCCGGCAGAGGATTGTGGACATGGCGCACCAGGGCGTACGACCCTGTGACATCTCCCGCCAGCTGAGGGTCAGTCACGGCTGCGTCAGCAAGATCCTGGGCAGGTAAACAGTCCAGAGCAGCCAGTGCAGCATTCAGCACAGTGGTTGCAAATAAATTTTTCttcttattgttattttattcaaatattgtgtcttatttactattaaacttttttttaaactaaacttGTTTAAACTTGCTTACATTACCGTCTTAAATCATATTTCTATctctgattaaaaatattttgtattacattaaaataaagacaaatttaatcattctgttctgtttacATTTGAATGTGAAGTCAAAATCAACCCCagctttgttttaaaatgtatcgcAAGATCTCCTAACTGAAGATCCCGTGATCACAAACACAAAGCACTTCCGTGAAGTGATCATCACATGTTCCCTTCACTAACGGACTTCTACTAGGACCCTTTGTGAAGGAACTCAgttgttcattttcatttggaACGTCCCTACAAATAGTGTCCCTAATCCCGAAGAGCCCTTCAAGGGCACAAAAACGCCGGCAAATGTTATCAGACACTGATTGTCATTCTGCCAGATTCAGGACGTATGTTTATTGACCAAGCTGCACTTGCAAGAACTTGTGCTGATTTGCTCTAAAGTAACCACCCATATCAAGTactccatatatatatatatatatatatataatgttacacacAATATACAGTCTAAGATGGCATACAGCACAGTGCATGATGTATACATGCAGAGTGAGCAGACTGAGAGTAGAGCGAATCTAGCAGAAATTAAAGAAGAATAAATGAGCAGACGGGTGACAGAATAAAGCAGTGAAAGCAGTCAGTGAAATTCACTCTCAGCAGCTgcgtgtatgttttgttttaatggttgtttctgtttcaggtACTATGAGACGGGTAGCATTAAACCAGGAGTCATTGGGGGCTCAAAGCCGAAAGTGGCGACTCCTAAAGTGGTGGAGAAGATAGCGGAGTACAAGCGGCAGAACCCGACCATGTTTGCATGGGAGATTAGAGACCGACTGCTGGCCGAAGGCGTTTGTGACGGTGACACTGTGCCCAGTGTAAGCTCCATCAACAGGTACTGAACACTGACCTCATCAAAGaccattataaatatctttgcagattTAATCCTACTTTTTGATTAACTCTGCTAACCTGCTGTTTTCTTCTCTTAAAGGATTATTCGCACAAAAGTTCAACAGCCATTCAACCTGCCTCTGGACAGTAAAGGCCTCAGTCCTGGACATACACTGAGTAAGAACACCCACTAATTCACAATAATATCTGATTTAGCTCAGGATGTTTAatgtaataaagtaataaactGCCCGTTTGATTCACAGTTCCCAGTTCAGCCGTCACTCCTCCAGAATCTCCTCAGTCGGACTCTCTGGGCTCCACCTATTCCATCAGCGGCCTGCTAGGAATCCCACAGACCAGCACAGAGGGCAAGAGGAGCCATGATGACAGTGAGTCTGAAACACTATCAGTGTGCTGATTCAGACGGTTCTAAACGATGCCAGAACCTCCAGGCACTAAACATACCTCAGTAAAGgttaatgaacaaacaatgacatGCTCCAGTGTTCCTTACTGCTATTTTCATGAGGTATAATGTTGATCTtgaaacattaaatgaaattcCAGGTAGGGTTAGGAGACGGGTTTAAGAAAAATGCATGGCTGGAATGAGAACAAATGTATTGAAACTGGATTAGTTGATGCAGTTGGCATAGGGCATTTTTAAGGCAGAAAGTTCTGTATCCaactcaaatgttttaaaaagagtCTGTTATCAATAAAGAAGTAATGCACTTCCATTGGTGTTTCAGGTGATCAGGAGAGCTGTCGGCACAGTGTGGACTCTCAGGGCAGCGGCAGCGGACCCCGGAAACAGCTGAGGACCGAACACTTCCCATCCCCGCACCTGGACTGTGGCTTTGAGCGTCACCACTACAGCTCCGACACGTTCAGCCAGACTGCGGCCAGCAAAACAGAGCAGGTAGTGGAGCAAAATGCTGTCCCCATCACTGCGCATATACACATGGATTTTCAGCTACTGACTCTCTGTCTCCTGCAGTCGCTCTATCCTCTCTCGCTCATCAATGGCAGTTTGGACGAGGGTAAAGGCGCTTCAGCTATCAGTCGAAACCTAGCAGCACATCAGGGATACACAGTGGTTGCAGGTAATAACCAGAATCCATATGTAAAAGCCTTTAATTCCTCATTTATTGTCCTTATCAGAACAATATTTACTATACGAAAAGACACTGATGGTGTGCTGTGTCCAGCAGCACATTACACATTTCATTTAGCAAAGCGCTCAATCCTGTATTCCCCAaattcataattcatatttaattgcTGTATTCGCCATTTTCGTCATCaattttcatatgtgcttatgCTGTCTGTGATTATTGTAATCCATTCCGTTGCACATCAATTAACATTCATACATTAATTTTTCCACCTGTCTGTCAACCCATTGCTCCGCCTCAGAAGCTCTACAGCCCCTCCCACTCTGTCTGAAACAGGAAATGTCACCTGAGGTGAACAGCTCAAGCCCCTCCCCCAACATCACAGCTAATTCAGCCTTCCTGGAGCTCACTTCCATTTCGGCCCCGTCATCAGTGCCCATTGCTAACAGCTGCAGCAATGCCACTCATTTATCTCATGGCTTCAGCTCATTTTCCCATCATGCCCCAGTGCACGGGCAGTTTAGTAGCCCTCCACTCATTGCAGGTAAAGCTTCACACATCGCTTATGCATCCGTCATCGCAGTTTCCCGGTCTGTCCAGTGTATTCAGTATTGTAGGACAAACCAATGAGTGGATTTGTTGACTGTTTTAGGCAGAGATGTGGCGAGCTCAATGCTGCCTGGTTATCCTCCACACATCCCCTCGGCTACGCAGACAGGCTTCTCATCGTCCACCATCACTGGGATGGTAGCAGGTGAGCCAGCTTTTTGAATTCTCATGCATTTAGCGCCTTTGTTAAGGCAAGTGTCACTATTCAGAGGAGACTTTTTCTATCAAACAGAGTTATTCAAATAAGGCGCTGATTACTTTATGTCCTGATGTAAATGGGTTACAGCTGACTGTATCTGGTCTGGATCTGGCAGAATGTCATGTGCTCGAAAACACCTGCAATAAACAACACTTACATATCTGCTTAATTATAAacttttaacaataaatatctaaataaggGAAGGAGTTAATTAAAGTGACACTGGCTGTTCTGAAAATATTTTGCACTATTTTTTCTTATGGTGGATGTATGTGAACCATCAAACCATCGAACCATTTTACCCAGagagttcaaaattaatttcaagAACTGGTGTGAAATACAGCAGATTTGTTCATTTGAGACaacattaaaatcatacagtaccTCTGTGAAGCACACCTGGCTGAAAACACAGGACTATAGGGTATGGCCCAGCCATCCTCGgtgaaaaaaaagtgcacttccataatgtacttaaagtgctctattttcacactaattttgtacttaattttgtacttaatatattaaaaatgattctttagtacaggggtcaccaaacttga
Encoded here:
- the pax8 gene encoding paired box protein Pax-8 isoform X1, translated to MSNTTGRGHGGLNQLGGMFVNGRPLPEVIRQRIVDMAHQGVRPCDISRQLRVSHGCVSKILGRYYETGSIKPGVIGGSKPKVATPKVVEKIAEYKRQNPTMFAWEIRDRLLAEGVCDGDTVPSVSSINRIIRTKVQQPFNLPLDSKGLSPGHTLIPSSAVTPPESPQSDSLGSTYSISGLLGIPQTSTEGKRSHDDSDQESCRHSVDSQGSGSGPRKQLRTEHFPSPHLDCGFERHHYSSDTFSQTAASKTEQSLYPLSLINGSLDEGKGASAISRNLAAHQGYTVVAEALQPLPLCLKQEMSPEVNSSSPSPNITANSAFLELTSISAPSSVPIANSCSNATHLSHGFSSFSHHAPVHGQFSSPPLIAGRDVASSMLPGYPPHIPSATQTGFSSSTITGMVAGPEYTGQTYSHAPYTSYSDAWRFTNSSILGSPYYYSSAARAPPPSTAAYDHL
- the pax8 gene encoding paired box protein Pax-8 isoform X3, translating into MSNTTGRGHGGLNQLGGMFVNGRPLPEVIRQRIVDMAHQGVRPCDISRQLRVSHGCVSKILGRYYETGSIKPGVIGGSKPKVATPKVVEKIAEYKRQNPTMFAWEIRDRLLAEGVCDGDTVPSVSSINRIIRTKVQQPFNLPLDSKGLSPGHTLIPSSAVTPPESPQSDSLGSTYSISGLLGIPQTSTEGKRSHDDSDQESCRHSVDSQGSGSGPRKQLRTEHFPSPHLDCGFERHHYSSDTFSQTAASKTEQSLYPLSLINGSLDEGKGASAISRNLAAHQGYTVVAGRDVASSMLPGYPPHIPSATQTGFSSSTITGMVAGPEYTGQTYSHAPYTSYSDAWRFTNSSILGSPYYYSSAARAPPPSTAAYDHL
- the pax8 gene encoding paired box protein Pax-8 isoform X2; the encoded protein is MFVNGRPLPEVIRQRIVDMAHQGVRPCDISRQLRVSHGCVSKILGRYYETGSIKPGVIGGSKPKVATPKVVEKIAEYKRQNPTMFAWEIRDRLLAEGVCDGDTVPSVSSINRIIRTKVQQPFNLPLDSKGLSPGHTLIPSSAVTPPESPQSDSLGSTYSISGLLGIPQTSTEGKRSHDDSDQESCRHSVDSQGSGSGPRKQLRTEHFPSPHLDCGFERHHYSSDTFSQTAASKTEQSLYPLSLINGSLDEGKGASAISRNLAAHQGYTVVAEALQPLPLCLKQEMSPEVNSSSPSPNITANSAFLELTSISAPSSVPIANSCSNATHLSHGFSSFSHHAPVHGQFSSPPLIAGRDVASSMLPGYPPHIPSATQTGFSSSTITGMVAGPEYTGQTYSHAPYTSYSDAWRFTNSSILGSPYYYSSAARAPPPSTAAYDHL